The following coding sequences lie in one Methylotuvimicrobium alcaliphilum 20Z genomic window:
- the tolQ gene encoding protein TolQ: protein MNADLSLFHLIKEASFIVQLVMLILVVASVVSWTYIFSKTRELAKAADIADEFEEEFWSGVELSDLYKRLTDADFEPEGIEKIFLAGYREYSRMRQKAGIDPEVQVENAQRAMKIELNRELERLDEHLPFLATVGSISPYVGLFGTVWGIMNSFRSLGNVQQATLAQVAPGIAEALIATAMGLFAAIPAVIAYNRFASRLDRLIGRYELFIDEFVVLLQRQAHSQ, encoded by the coding sequence ATGAATGCTGATTTATCCTTGTTTCATTTAATTAAAGAAGCCAGTTTTATTGTTCAACTGGTGATGTTGATCTTAGTTGTCGCGTCAGTTGTTTCTTGGACTTATATTTTTTCGAAAACTAGAGAACTTGCTAAAGCGGCCGATATTGCGGATGAATTTGAAGAGGAATTTTGGTCGGGTGTCGAGCTTAGCGATCTATATAAAAGATTGACCGATGCCGATTTCGAACCGGAAGGCATCGAGAAAATTTTTCTGGCGGGTTACCGAGAGTATTCGAGGATGCGGCAAAAAGCCGGTATCGATCCTGAGGTTCAAGTCGAAAATGCGCAGCGCGCGATGAAGATCGAGTTAAACCGGGAGCTGGAACGACTCGACGAGCATTTGCCTTTTTTGGCGACGGTCGGATCGATTAGCCCGTATGTCGGTTTGTTCGGAACGGTTTGGGGGATCATGAATTCATTTCGTTCATTGGGTAATGTGCAACAAGCAACCTTGGCTCAAGTCGCTCCGGGCATCGCCGAGGCATTAATAGCCACGGCAATGGGTTTATTTGCTGCTATTCCTGCTGTAATTGCCTACAACCGTTTTGCTAGTCGTTTGGATCGTTTGATCGGGCGGTATGAACTCTTTATCGATGAATTTGTCGTTTTATTGCAAAGGCAG
- the ybgC gene encoding tol-pal system-associated acyl-CoA thioesterase, which yields MQTFNWPVRIYYEDTDAGGVVFYANYLKFFERARTEMLRSMGFEQDRLIDEQGIIFVVRSVQIDYLMPARFNEQINVSAIVTLAKKASLIFEQTVTRGSDVLCTGTVRIACLDSKNMRPKAIPDILLEPLHNEC from the coding sequence ATGCAAACATTCAATTGGCCCGTTCGGATTTATTACGAGGATACCGATGCCGGAGGCGTCGTTTTCTATGCGAATTATTTGAAGTTTTTCGAGCGGGCACGAACCGAAATGCTGCGCTCAATGGGGTTCGAGCAAGATCGCTTGATCGACGAGCAAGGAATTATTTTCGTTGTACGCTCGGTTCAGATCGATTATTTAATGCCCGCGCGCTTCAACGAACAAATAAATGTCAGCGCCATAGTGACTTTAGCTAAAAAAGCCAGTCTAATATTCGAGCAAACCGTTACCCGGGGAAGCGATGTGTTATGTACCGGAACGGTGCGTATCGCTTGCTTGGATTCCAAAAACATGAGGCCAAAAGCCATACCTGACATTTTATTAGAGCCATTACATAATGAATGCTGA